In Desulfomonile tiedjei DSM 6799, a genomic segment contains:
- a CDS encoding aminopeptidase: MPRKKIEKKSVANAKELKEKLYKEPVRVWDKLSDDEKKQALQYGDEFRSFLNDARTEREAIKQFAEKAGAQKFKELNQGAKGAKGAKFFKTLRGKGLVMAVLGKKPLTEGFRLVCAHVDCPRLDLKPNPLYEDTGVAFLKTQYYGGIKKYQWLARPLALCGTIILGDGSVMDVKVGISPEDPVFTITDLLPHLARKQMEQKANEFVPGENLNVLMGTLPYGEKDADERVKLAVLELLNRKYGITEEDFTSAELQFVPADPARDAGIDRSLIAGYGQDDRACAYTCFTAIMNTTNPEHTAIAVFYDKEEIGSEGNTSARSPFLETFVMDLMQLTGVEPSARNVYQVFMNSKVISADVAAAFDPTYSDVYERRNSARIGYGVTIHKYTGHGGKYNASDANAEFAAWIRKLFNDNGVVWQAAGMGKIDEGGGGTVAKFLAMTGADVIDCGPPVLSMHSPLEVSAKEDVWMCRKAFTAFLES, encoded by the coding sequence ATGCCCAGAAAGAAGATTGAGAAGAAAAGCGTCGCCAACGCCAAAGAATTGAAAGAAAAGCTCTACAAAGAGCCCGTCCGCGTCTGGGATAAATTATCGGATGACGAGAAAAAGCAAGCCCTTCAATATGGTGACGAGTTTCGCTCTTTCTTGAATGATGCAAGAACCGAACGAGAAGCAATCAAGCAGTTCGCCGAAAAAGCAGGTGCACAGAAATTCAAAGAGTTGAATCAAGGAGCAAAAGGGGCAAAGGGAGCGAAATTTTTCAAGACTTTGCGAGGGAAAGGTCTTGTTATGGCAGTGCTGGGAAAGAAACCTCTGACCGAGGGATTTCGCCTGGTGTGCGCGCATGTGGACTGTCCCAGGCTGGATCTGAAACCTAATCCCTTGTACGAAGACACCGGCGTGGCGTTTCTCAAAACCCAGTATTACGGCGGAATAAAAAAATACCAGTGGCTCGCTCGGCCTCTTGCTCTCTGCGGAACGATCATTCTCGGGGACGGGTCGGTAATGGACGTGAAAGTCGGCATCAGCCCCGAAGATCCGGTCTTCACGATCACCGATTTGCTGCCGCACCTTGCCCGGAAGCAGATGGAACAGAAAGCAAACGAATTTGTGCCGGGAGAAAACCTGAATGTGCTTATGGGCACTCTTCCCTACGGAGAGAAAGACGCAGACGAAAGAGTGAAGCTTGCAGTGCTCGAGCTTCTCAACCGGAAATATGGCATTACAGAAGAGGACTTCACCAGCGCGGAACTGCAGTTTGTTCCCGCAGACCCGGCCAGAGATGCCGGAATCGACAGAAGCCTGATCGCAGGGTACGGGCAGGACGACCGTGCATGCGCGTACACCTGTTTTACTGCCATCATGAATACGACAAATCCCGAACACACCGCGATTGCAGTTTTCTACGACAAAGAAGAGATCGGCAGCGAAGGCAATACAAGTGCCCGCTCTCCATTCCTGGAAACATTCGTCATGGACCTGATGCAGCTCACTGGAGTGGAGCCTTCGGCAAGAAACGTGTATCAGGTATTCATGAACAGCAAGGTCATCTCCGCAGATGTTGCCGCAGCGTTTGACCCTACGTATTCGGATGTGTACGAACGCCGAAATAGTGCACGAATCGGATACGGAGTGACCATTCACAAGTACACCGGACACGGCGGCAAGTATAACGCGTCGGACGCCAACGCGGAATTCGCAGCATGGATTCGTAAGCTCTTCAATGACAACGGCGTCGTATGGCAAGCTGCAGGAATGGGGAAAATCGATGAAGGCGGGGGCGGCACGGTGGCAAAATTTCTCGCAATGACCGGTGCAGACGTTATCGACTGCGGTCCCCCTGTCCTCAGCATGCATTCTCCCCTGGAAGTGAGCGCAAAAGAAGACGTATGGATGTGCCGCAAGGCATTCACCGCGTTTCTGGAAAGCTGA
- a CDS encoding S1C family serine protease, with product MTVFRFGFIVIIACLFVFCLSSFRLATADEPIVRKAATPSGAGLNHGNIQSNELGPAKRARIGLNPVPFRPELPEQKQEQEPALPRIASFPDLRELVKKVNRSVVSIRMLDSGSSFSLGPLGFTGDPSSKALGYGSGFIISSNGHIITNEHVLRNGTQTEVELLGGKKFVAKTLFKDAKNDIALLKIDATNLQPVSLGNSDAVELGEWVVGIGNPYGIGQSLMIGIVSAQKRMVPGSGYPPLIQIDAAMNLGNSGGPLFNMEGQVIGINTILLWKSQGIGFATPINVAKEFLEKRSYPPVKAAAAAHGPMGPAADEPRSMSEQFNPLDPPWKFGKQ from the coding sequence ATGACGGTTTTCCGATTCGGATTCATCGTTATCATAGCATGTCTGTTCGTTTTTTGCTTGTCATCTTTCCGGCTTGCCACCGCTGACGAGCCGATCGTTCGAAAAGCCGCCACACCTTCCGGCGCGGGACTCAATCATGGCAACATCCAATCCAACGAGCTCGGCCCCGCGAAGAGAGCTCGCATCGGACTAAACCCAGTTCCGTTCAGACCCGAATTACCGGAACAGAAGCAAGAGCAGGAGCCGGCTCTCCCGCGGATCGCGTCGTTTCCGGACCTCAGAGAGTTGGTGAAGAAGGTCAACCGCTCTGTGGTATCTATCCGTATGCTGGATTCCGGCTCGTCTTTTTCACTGGGACCCCTGGGATTTACCGGCGATCCGTCCAGCAAAGCTTTGGGGTACGGTTCGGGATTCATCATCTCCAGCAACGGTCATATTATTACGAATGAACACGTTTTACGCAATGGTACGCAGACCGAAGTCGAATTACTGGGAGGCAAAAAATTCGTTGCCAAAACATTATTCAAAGATGCGAAAAATGATATCGCTCTCTTGAAAATCGATGCAACGAACCTCCAACCGGTGTCCCTCGGCAATTCGGATGCCGTGGAACTCGGAGAATGGGTAGTGGGAATCGGCAATCCATATGGTATCGGTCAATCGCTTATGATCGGGATTGTCAGTGCTCAGAAAAGGATGGTTCCGGGTTCGGGATATCCGCCTTTGATCCAAATCGATGCAGCCATGAATTTGGGAAACTCGGGTGGGCCCCTGTTCAATATGGAAGGACAGGTTATCGGAATCAACACGATTCTCCTTTGGAAGAGCCAGGGCATCGGTTTTGCCACGCCCATCAATGTCGCCAAGGAATTCCTGGAAAAGCGGAGCTATCCTCCCGTGAAAGCGGCAGCCGCAGCTCATGGACCCATGGGACCGGCCGCGGATGAGCCTCGATCTATGTCAGAACAGTTTAATCCTCTGGATCCCCCCTGGAAGTTCGGAAAGCAGTAG
- a CDS encoding D-alanyl-D-alanine carboxypeptidase family protein, giving the protein MFLRILCFLGLFSYYAGVAWALEPVTSGAAVNAMLKNMHSGQITTPQMRIERGASAVTPNRSNMSKNVAPHSIRHSQPSIHRASAVPLTPALRERGITPGLKARHNTAVPQGDAHGTRIPVPKLSPVPVKSSAVGFRPAVKAKALYCLDCSSNKILFAENTSEPLPIASITKLVTAMIVLEEMELEKILEVPQDIALVERHVVGLKPGDLLTVNDLLHGMLIESGNDCAEVLARAYPKSGRDGFIAAMNRKAAALGASTMTFFTPSGLDMKVTLGRKEGMYLEARKANTASAEEVALIAREAFKNKLISRISSTKSYTMRTRNSTPRDYPLVSNDKLLSRNLPVIGAKTGYTNQAGRCIVVLFKDKDKEHMVVVLNTPHHFKAAEKVYRWANKPL; this is encoded by the coding sequence TTGTTTCTGAGAATTCTTTGTTTTCTTGGGCTGTTCTCCTATTATGCAGGTGTGGCATGGGCTCTGGAACCAGTCACTTCCGGCGCGGCTGTGAACGCCATGCTCAAGAACATGCATTCGGGACAGATCACGACTCCTCAGATGCGGATCGAAAGGGGAGCTTCTGCAGTAACTCCTAATCGGTCCAACATGTCAAAGAACGTTGCACCCCACAGTATACGTCACAGTCAGCCATCGATTCACCGTGCTTCGGCCGTTCCTCTCACACCGGCACTACGTGAAAGGGGAATTACTCCGGGACTTAAGGCACGGCACAATACTGCAGTCCCTCAGGGTGATGCCCATGGGACAAGGATTCCCGTTCCGAAATTGAGCCCTGTCCCGGTTAAATCATCTGCCGTCGGTTTTCGACCTGCCGTAAAAGCAAAGGCGCTCTACTGCCTCGATTGTTCCTCGAACAAGATTCTGTTTGCTGAGAACACCTCGGAACCTCTTCCCATCGCGAGTATCACCAAGCTCGTCACTGCCATGATAGTCCTTGAGGAAATGGAGCTGGAAAAAATTCTGGAAGTCCCTCAGGACATTGCACTCGTAGAACGGCACGTCGTGGGGTTGAAACCCGGGGATCTGCTGACTGTCAACGACCTGCTTCACGGGATGCTCATAGAATCGGGAAACGATTGTGCGGAAGTTCTCGCTCGCGCTTATCCGAAGAGCGGCAGAGACGGATTTATCGCTGCCATGAACAGGAAAGCCGCTGCTTTGGGAGCATCTACCATGACCTTCTTTACTCCCAGCGGTTTGGACATGAAAGTTACTCTGGGCAGGAAAGAAGGAATGTACCTGGAAGCTCGAAAAGCGAATACGGCCTCCGCGGAAGAAGTGGCCTTGATAGCACGGGAAGCTTTCAAGAACAAGCTCATTTCCAGAATATCCAGCACCAAGAGCTATACAATGCGGACACGCAATTCCACCCCGCGTGATTATCCTCTCGTGTCAAACGACAAGCTTTTGAGTCGTAATCTTCCGGTCATCGGTGCGAAAACCGGGTACACAAATCAGGCAGGAAGATGCATAGTTGTTCTCTTTAAGGATAAGGACAAAGAGCACATGGTCGTTGTCCTCAACACGCCCCATCATTTCAAGGCTGCCGAAAAAGTATACCGCTGGGCGAACAAGCCGCTGTAA
- the folE2 gene encoding GTP cyclohydrolase FolE2, with product MADHKREQHVPGTLPANGDGAVDSGRVFANYATLPDIQSLPDERKIPIDKVGVKGLRYPISVKDRQKGLQHTVGLFDLFVNLPHDFKGAHMSRFIEVLNEFRGEISMEKFREILEKIKSKLNAKSAHMNVEFPYFIEKNAPITGTPGLMSYTCFMRGALADRFDLIVGVEVPVTTVCPCSKEISEYGAHNQRGIVRVQLRFRKLFWIEEIIEVVESSVSSEIYSLLKRPDEKFVTEKAYENPMFVEDVVRLALSRLREKNNFPWYKIEAENFESIHNHSAYASIEKDFSPEPDCFTGGSSIRYNGAL from the coding sequence ATGGCAGATCACAAAAGAGAACAGCACGTTCCGGGCACTCTCCCCGCAAATGGCGATGGAGCTGTGGATTCCGGGAGAGTATTCGCGAATTATGCAACCCTACCCGATATCCAAAGTCTGCCCGACGAACGAAAGATTCCCATTGATAAAGTGGGTGTGAAAGGCCTGAGATATCCCATTTCCGTGAAGGATCGCCAGAAGGGATTGCAGCATACGGTCGGGCTGTTCGATCTGTTCGTGAACCTTCCCCACGATTTCAAAGGCGCCCATATGAGCCGCTTTATCGAAGTGCTCAATGAGTTTCGAGGCGAAATCTCTATGGAGAAGTTTCGCGAAATCCTGGAGAAGATAAAATCGAAGTTGAACGCCAAAAGCGCCCATATGAACGTGGAGTTTCCCTATTTTATAGAAAAGAATGCACCGATTACGGGCACTCCGGGACTCATGTCGTACACCTGCTTCATGAGAGGCGCCCTGGCCGACCGATTCGACCTGATTGTGGGGGTCGAAGTCCCCGTCACGACTGTATGTCCTTGTTCCAAAGAAATTTCCGAGTACGGCGCCCACAATCAAAGAGGAATCGTCAGAGTTCAATTACGCTTTCGAAAACTTTTCTGGATAGAGGAAATCATTGAAGTTGTTGAATCTTCGGTGAGTTCCGAAATCTATTCGCTCCTGAAACGACCCGATGAGAAATTCGTAACGGAAAAGGCTTACGAAAATCCGATGTTCGTCGAAGATGTTGTCAGACTGGCACTTTCCCGTTTGCGAGAGAAGAACAATTTCCCCTGGTATAAGATCGAGGCGGAAAATTTTGAGTCCATCCATAATCACAGCGCTTATGCTTCCATAGAAAAGGATTTCTCTCCCGAGCCGGATTGCTTCACCGGCGGATCGTCCATCAGATACAATGGTGCTTTATAG
- the queD gene encoding 6-carboxytetrahydropterin synthase QueD, which yields MYEVEITVNFSAAHRLRDYNGKCEQLHGHNYKIQIAARSSSPGKGGMVIDFGDLKKAANQVLDTLDHRYLNDIKPFDEIEPSAENIAAHIFREVSQNLGDQGAMLHSVSVWESDTSKATYLKD from the coding sequence ATGTACGAAGTGGAAATTACCGTAAATTTTTCAGCCGCACACCGTCTCAGAGACTACAACGGCAAGTGTGAGCAGCTACACGGACACAATTACAAAATACAGATAGCCGCCCGCTCGTCATCCCCAGGAAAGGGCGGAATGGTAATTGACTTTGGAGACCTGAAAAAAGCCGCAAACCAAGTACTTGACACATTGGACCACAGGTATCTCAATGATATCAAACCATTTGACGAAATAGAACCCTCGGCCGAAAATATCGCTGCGCATATTTTTCGTGAAGTGTCTCAAAACCTGGGGGACCAGGGAGCAATGCTCCACAGTGTTTCCGTTTGGGAATCCGACACTTCGAAAGCTACTTACCTCAAAGATTAG